A region from the Candidatus Zixiibacteriota bacterium genome encodes:
- a CDS encoding cytochrome b N-terminal domain-containing protein yields the protein MMTAPSETKATSKSRAHNWLDQRFKISALVDYMGHKVVPVHGHSIFYYFGGITLFLFIVQVVTGILLLMYYRPGADSAYESVRFIVSEVAFGWLIRALHSWSANLMILFAFLHMFTVYFTHAYRKPRELTWLSGVGLLALALGFGFSGYLLPWNELAFFATRVGTGMAGAIPVIGDELLVIMRGGEEVTGATIGRFFGLHVAILPALFTVLLSVHLIFVQRQGMSEPLEWQHLPASQKKYQKFFPNFLYRDLLVWLIALNVLALLAVVFPDGVGPIHWPLGTKADPFAPPPPVIRPEWYFMFAFQALKLLPPHVLFIEGELFGILLFTIGGLIWALVPFLDRKSQVNQRSRLYYAFGYVVLAFIIIMTFLGYVAE from the coding sequence ATGATGACTGCACCGTCGGAAACTAAAGCCACCTCCAAATCGCGCGCTCACAACTGGCTCGATCAGCGCTTCAAGATCAGCGCACTGGTTGATTACATGGGTCACAAAGTCGTGCCGGTTCACGGGCATTCGATCTTCTACTACTTCGGCGGGATAACCCTGTTCCTGTTCATCGTGCAGGTAGTAACCGGCATTCTCCTGCTGATGTACTACCGTCCGGGCGCCGATTCGGCCTACGAATCGGTGCGCTTTATAGTCTCGGAAGTGGCCTTCGGGTGGCTCATACGGGCGCTGCATTCCTGGTCGGCGAACCTGATGATCTTGTTTGCCTTTCTGCACATGTTCACGGTGTACTTTACCCACGCCTACCGCAAGCCGCGCGAACTGACCTGGCTCTCGGGAGTCGGCCTGCTGGCTCTCGCGCTGGGTTTTGGTTTTTCCGGGTATCTGTTGCCCTGGAACGAACTCGCTTTCTTTGCGACTCGCGTAGGTACCGGCATGGCGGGCGCGATTCCGGTGATCGGCGACGAACTGCTGGTCATCATGCGCGGCGGCGAAGAAGTCACCGGCGCAACTATCGGACGGTTCTTCGGTCTTCACGTGGCAATACTTCCGGCGCTGTTCACGGTGCTGTTGTCGGTGCACTTGATTTTTGTCCAGCGCCAGGGGATGAGTGAGCCGCTCGAATGGCAGCACCTGCCCGCGTCGCAGAAGAAGTACCAGAAGTTCTTTCCCAACTTCCTTTATCGCGACCTGCTTGTTTGGCTGATCGCATTGAATGTTCTTGCGCTCCTGGCGGTGGTCTTTCCCGATGGTGTCGGGCCGATTCACTGGCCGCTTGGAACCAAGGCCGACCCGTTCGCCCCGCCGCCGCCGGTTATCCGGCCGGAGTGGTATTTCATGTTCGCCTTCCAGGCGCTCAAACTGCTGCCGCCGCACGTGCTGTTTATTGAGGGTGAGCTGTTCGGCATCCTGCTGTTCACGATCGGCGGGCTGATCTGGGCGCTGGTGCCGTTTCTTGATCGTAAGTCGCAGGTCAATCAGCGTTCCAGGCTGTACTACGCTTTCGGATACGTGGTGCTCGCGTTTATAATCATCATGACATTTCTTGGCTACGTGGCGGAGTAG